A window of Lagenorhynchus albirostris chromosome 11, mLagAlb1.1, whole genome shotgun sequence contains these coding sequences:
- the PCBP2 gene encoding poly(rC)-binding protein 2 isoform X13, producing the protein MDTGVIEGGLNVTLTIRLLMHGKEVGSIIGKKGESVKKMREESGARINISEGNCPERIITLAGPTNAIFKAFAMIIDKLEEDISSSMTNSTAASRPPVTLRLVVPASQCGSLIGKGGCKIKEIRESTGAQVQVAGDMLPNSTERAITIAGIPQSIIECVKQICVVMLETLSQSPPKGVTIPYRPKPSSSPVIFAGGQAYTIQGQYAIPQPDLTKLHQLAMQQSHFPMTHGNTGFSAGLDASAQTTSHELTIPNDLIGCIIGRQGAKINEIRQMSGAQIKIANPVEGSTDRQVTITGSAASISLAQYLINVSLENAKPSSQAASVTIPDHLSINLSQPSTPSSSSSSSTTTPSLATAGTSDAPSSLPNPLPTAPCVSSLLGMKPIPLLALNVVSAAKGAGASATTTTTSAVPCVTNKLKSEKQRFSPY; encoded by the exons ATGGACACCGGTGTGATTGAAGGTGGATTAAATGTCACTCTCACCATCCGGCTACTTATGCATGGAAAG GAAGTTGGCAGTATCATCGGGAAG AAAGGAGAATCAGTTAAGAAGATGCGTGAGGAG AGTGGTGCACGTATCAACATCTCAGAAGGGAATTGTCCTGAGAGGATTATCACTTTGGCTGGACCCACTAATGCCATCTTCAAAGCCTTTGCTATGATCATTGACAAACTGGAAGAG GACATCAGCAGCTCTATGACCAATAGCACAGCTGCCAGTAGACCCCCAGTCACTCTGAGGCTGGTGGTCCCTGCTAGTCAGTGTGGCTCTCTCATTGGGAAAGGTGGTTGCAAGATCAAGGAAATACGTGAG AGTACAGGGGCTCAGGTCCAGGTGGCAGGGGATATGCTCCCCAACTCAACTGAGCGGGCCATCACTATTGCTGGCATTCCGCAGTCCATCATTGAGTGTGTGAAACAGATCTGCGTGGTCATGTTGGAG actcTCTCCCAGTCCCCCCCGAAGGGCGTGACCATCCCGTACCGGCCCAAGCCGTCCAGTTCTCCAGTCATCTTTGCAGGTGGTCAG GCCTATACCATTCAAGGACAGTATGCCATTCCACAGCCAGAT TTGACCAAGCTGCACCAGTTGGCAATGCAACAGTCTCATTTTCCCATGACGCATGGCAACACCGGATTCAGTG CAGGTTTGGATGCATCTGCTCAGACTACTTCTCATGAACTCACCATTCCAAACGAT TTGATTGGCTGCATAATCGGGCGTCAAGGCGCCAAAATCAATGAGATCCGTCAGATGTCTGGGGCGCAGATCAAAATTGCGAACCCAGTGGAAGGATCTACTGATAGGCAGGTTACCATCACTGGATCTGCTGCCAGCATTAGCCTGGCTCAATATCTAATCAATGTCAG TTTAGAAAACGCTAAACCCTCCTCCCAGGCAGCCTCCGTCACGATCCCTGATCACCTCAGCATCAACCTCTCTCAACCCTCcaccccttcttcttcttcttcctcctccaccaccaccccctcgcTCGCCACAGCGGGGACCTCCGACGCACCCTCCAGCCTCCCCAACCCTCTTCCGACCGCCCCTTGTGTCTCCAGTCTGCTTGGCATGAAACCCATCCCTCTCCTGGCTCTAAATGTTGTGTCTGCTGCTAAGGGTGCCGGGGCTTcagctaccaccaccaccacctctgccGTGCCATGTGTAACTAACAAACTGAAAAGCGAGAAACAGAGATTCTCTCCCTACTGA
- the PCBP2 gene encoding poly(rC)-binding protein 2 isoform X7 encodes MDTGVIEGGLNVTLTIRLLMHGKEVGSIIGKKGESVKKMREESGARINISEGNCPERIITLAGPTNAIFKAFAMIIDKLEEDISSSMTNSTAASRPPVTLRLVVPASQCGSLIGKGGCKIKEIRESTGAQVQVAGDMLPNSTERAITIAGIPQSIIECVKQICVVMLETLSQSPPKGVTIPYRPKPSSSPVIFAGGQDRYSTGSDSASFPHTTPSMCLNPDLEGPPLEAYTIQGQYAIPQPDLTKLHQLAMQQSHFPMTHGNTGFSGLDASAQTTSHELTIPNDLIGCIIGRQGAKINEIRQMSGAQIKIANPVEGSTDRQVTITGSAASISLAQYLINVSLENAKPSSQAASVTIPDHLSINLSQPSTPSSSSSSSTTTPSLATAGTSDAPSSLPNPLPTAPCVSSLLGMKPIPLLALNVVSAAKGAGASATTTTTSAVPCVTNKLKSEKQRFSPY; translated from the exons ATGGACACCGGTGTGATTGAAGGTGGATTAAATGTCACTCTCACCATCCGGCTACTTATGCATGGAAAG GAAGTTGGCAGTATCATCGGGAAG AAAGGAGAATCAGTTAAGAAGATGCGTGAGGAG AGTGGTGCACGTATCAACATCTCAGAAGGGAATTGTCCTGAGAGGATTATCACTTTGGCTGGACCCACTAATGCCATCTTCAAAGCCTTTGCTATGATCATTGACAAACTGGAAGAG GACATCAGCAGCTCTATGACCAATAGCACAGCTGCCAGTAGACCCCCAGTCACTCTGAGGCTGGTGGTCCCTGCTAGTCAGTGTGGCTCTCTCATTGGGAAAGGTGGTTGCAAGATCAAGGAAATACGTGAG AGTACAGGGGCTCAGGTCCAGGTGGCAGGGGATATGCTCCCCAACTCAACTGAGCGGGCCATCACTATTGCTGGCATTCCGCAGTCCATCATTGAGTGTGTGAAACAGATCTGCGTGGTCATGTTGGAG actcTCTCCCAGTCCCCCCCGAAGGGCGTGACCATCCCGTACCGGCCCAAGCCGTCCAGTTCTCCAGTCATCTTTGCAGGTGGTCAG GACAGGTACAGCACAGGCAGCGACAGTGCGAGCTTTCCCCACACCACCCCGTCCATGTGCCTCAACCCTGACCTGGAGGGACCACCTCTAGAG GCCTATACCATTCAAGGACAGTATGCCATTCCACAGCCAGAT TTGACCAAGCTGCACCAGTTGGCAATGCAACAGTCTCATTTTCCCATGACGCATGGCAACACCGGATTCAGTG GTTTGGATGCATCTGCTCAGACTACTTCTCATGAACTCACCATTCCAAACGAT TTGATTGGCTGCATAATCGGGCGTCAAGGCGCCAAAATCAATGAGATCCGTCAGATGTCTGGGGCGCAGATCAAAATTGCGAACCCAGTGGAAGGATCTACTGATAGGCAGGTTACCATCACTGGATCTGCTGCCAGCATTAGCCTGGCTCAATATCTAATCAATGTCAG TTTAGAAAACGCTAAACCCTCCTCCCAGGCAGCCTCCGTCACGATCCCTGATCACCTCAGCATCAACCTCTCTCAACCCTCcaccccttcttcttcttcttcctcctccaccaccaccccctcgcTCGCCACAGCGGGGACCTCCGACGCACCCTCCAGCCTCCCCAACCCTCTTCCGACCGCCCCTTGTGTCTCCAGTCTGCTTGGCATGAAACCCATCCCTCTCCTGGCTCTAAATGTTGTGTCTGCTGCTAAGGGTGCCGGGGCTTcagctaccaccaccaccacctctgccGTGCCATGTGTAACTAACAAACTGAAAAGCGAGAAACAGAGATTCTCTCCCTACTGA
- the PCBP2 gene encoding poly(rC)-binding protein 2 isoform X5, with the protein MDTGVIEGGLNVTLTIRLLMHGKEVGSIIGKKGESVKKMREESGARINISEGNCPERIITLAGPTNAIFKAFAMIIDKLEEDISSSMTNSTAASRPPVTLRLVVPASQCGSLIGKGGCKIKEIRESTGAQVQVAGDMLPNSTERAITIAGIPQSIIECVKQICVVMLETLSQSPPKGVTIPYRPKPSSSPVIFAGGQDRYSTGSDSASFPHTTPSMCLNPDLEGPPLEAYTIQGQYAIPQPDLTKLHQLAMQQSHFPMTHGNTGFSAGLDASAQTTSHELTIPNDLIGCIIGRQGAKINEIRQMSGAQIKIANPVEGSTDRQVTITGSAASISLAQYLINVSLENAKPSSQAASVTIPDHLSINLSQPSTPSSSSSSSTTTPSLATAGTSDAPSSLPNPLPTAPCVSSLLGMKPIPLLALNVVSAAKGAGASATTTTTSAVPCVTNKLKSEKQRFSPY; encoded by the exons ATGGACACCGGTGTGATTGAAGGTGGATTAAATGTCACTCTCACCATCCGGCTACTTATGCATGGAAAG GAAGTTGGCAGTATCATCGGGAAG AAAGGAGAATCAGTTAAGAAGATGCGTGAGGAG AGTGGTGCACGTATCAACATCTCAGAAGGGAATTGTCCTGAGAGGATTATCACTTTGGCTGGACCCACTAATGCCATCTTCAAAGCCTTTGCTATGATCATTGACAAACTGGAAGAG GACATCAGCAGCTCTATGACCAATAGCACAGCTGCCAGTAGACCCCCAGTCACTCTGAGGCTGGTGGTCCCTGCTAGTCAGTGTGGCTCTCTCATTGGGAAAGGTGGTTGCAAGATCAAGGAAATACGTGAG AGTACAGGGGCTCAGGTCCAGGTGGCAGGGGATATGCTCCCCAACTCAACTGAGCGGGCCATCACTATTGCTGGCATTCCGCAGTCCATCATTGAGTGTGTGAAACAGATCTGCGTGGTCATGTTGGAG actcTCTCCCAGTCCCCCCCGAAGGGCGTGACCATCCCGTACCGGCCCAAGCCGTCCAGTTCTCCAGTCATCTTTGCAGGTGGTCAG GACAGGTACAGCACAGGCAGCGACAGTGCGAGCTTTCCCCACACCACCCCGTCCATGTGCCTCAACCCTGACCTGGAGGGACCACCTCTAGAG GCCTATACCATTCAAGGACAGTATGCCATTCCACAGCCAGAT TTGACCAAGCTGCACCAGTTGGCAATGCAACAGTCTCATTTTCCCATGACGCATGGCAACACCGGATTCAGTG CAGGTTTGGATGCATCTGCTCAGACTACTTCTCATGAACTCACCATTCCAAACGAT TTGATTGGCTGCATAATCGGGCGTCAAGGCGCCAAAATCAATGAGATCCGTCAGATGTCTGGGGCGCAGATCAAAATTGCGAACCCAGTGGAAGGATCTACTGATAGGCAGGTTACCATCACTGGATCTGCTGCCAGCATTAGCCTGGCTCAATATCTAATCAATGTCAG TTTAGAAAACGCTAAACCCTCCTCCCAGGCAGCCTCCGTCACGATCCCTGATCACCTCAGCATCAACCTCTCTCAACCCTCcaccccttcttcttcttcttcctcctccaccaccaccccctcgcTCGCCACAGCGGGGACCTCCGACGCACCCTCCAGCCTCCCCAACCCTCTTCCGACCGCCCCTTGTGTCTCCAGTCTGCTTGGCATGAAACCCATCCCTCTCCTGGCTCTAAATGTTGTGTCTGCTGCTAAGGGTGCCGGGGCTTcagctaccaccaccaccacctctgccGTGCCATGTGTAACTAACAAACTGAAAAGCGAGAAACAGAGATTCTCTCCCTACTGA
- the PCBP2 gene encoding poly(rC)-binding protein 2 isoform X19, with amino-acid sequence MDTGVIEGGLNVTLTIRLLMHGKEVGSIIGKKGESVKKMREESGARINISEGNCPERIITLAGPTNAIFKAFAMIIDKLEEDISSSMTNSTAASRPPVTLRLVVPASQCGSLIGKGGCKIKEIRESTGAQVQVAGDMLPNSTERAITIAGIPQSIIECVKQICVVMLETLSQSPPKGVTIPYRPKPSSSPVIFAGGQLTKLHQLAMQQSHFPMTHGNTGFSGLDASAQTTSHELTIPNDLIGCIIGRQGAKINEIRQMSGAQIKIANPVEGSTDRQVTITGSAASISLAQYLINVSLENAKPSSQAASVTIPDHLSINLSQPSTPSSSSSSSTTTPSLATAGTSDAPSSLPNPLPTAPCVSSLLGMKPIPLLALNVVSAAKGAGASATTTTTSAVPCVTNKLKSEKQRFSPY; translated from the exons ATGGACACCGGTGTGATTGAAGGTGGATTAAATGTCACTCTCACCATCCGGCTACTTATGCATGGAAAG GAAGTTGGCAGTATCATCGGGAAG AAAGGAGAATCAGTTAAGAAGATGCGTGAGGAG AGTGGTGCACGTATCAACATCTCAGAAGGGAATTGTCCTGAGAGGATTATCACTTTGGCTGGACCCACTAATGCCATCTTCAAAGCCTTTGCTATGATCATTGACAAACTGGAAGAG GACATCAGCAGCTCTATGACCAATAGCACAGCTGCCAGTAGACCCCCAGTCACTCTGAGGCTGGTGGTCCCTGCTAGTCAGTGTGGCTCTCTCATTGGGAAAGGTGGTTGCAAGATCAAGGAAATACGTGAG AGTACAGGGGCTCAGGTCCAGGTGGCAGGGGATATGCTCCCCAACTCAACTGAGCGGGCCATCACTATTGCTGGCATTCCGCAGTCCATCATTGAGTGTGTGAAACAGATCTGCGTGGTCATGTTGGAG actcTCTCCCAGTCCCCCCCGAAGGGCGTGACCATCCCGTACCGGCCCAAGCCGTCCAGTTCTCCAGTCATCTTTGCAGGTGGTCAG TTGACCAAGCTGCACCAGTTGGCAATGCAACAGTCTCATTTTCCCATGACGCATGGCAACACCGGATTCAGTG GTTTGGATGCATCTGCTCAGACTACTTCTCATGAACTCACCATTCCAAACGAT TTGATTGGCTGCATAATCGGGCGTCAAGGCGCCAAAATCAATGAGATCCGTCAGATGTCTGGGGCGCAGATCAAAATTGCGAACCCAGTGGAAGGATCTACTGATAGGCAGGTTACCATCACTGGATCTGCTGCCAGCATTAGCCTGGCTCAATATCTAATCAATGTCAG TTTAGAAAACGCTAAACCCTCCTCCCAGGCAGCCTCCGTCACGATCCCTGATCACCTCAGCATCAACCTCTCTCAACCCTCcaccccttcttcttcttcttcctcctccaccaccaccccctcgcTCGCCACAGCGGGGACCTCCGACGCACCCTCCAGCCTCCCCAACCCTCTTCCGACCGCCCCTTGTGTCTCCAGTCTGCTTGGCATGAAACCCATCCCTCTCCTGGCTCTAAATGTTGTGTCTGCTGCTAAGGGTGCCGGGGCTTcagctaccaccaccaccacctctgccGTGCCATGTGTAACTAACAAACTGAAAAGCGAGAAACAGAGATTCTCTCCCTACTGA
- the PCBP2 gene encoding poly(rC)-binding protein 2 isoform X2, which yields MDTGVIEGGLNVTLTIRLLMHGKVCTSLGNWKGESVKKMREESGARINISEGNCPERIITLAGPTNAIFKAFAMIIDKLEEDISSSMTNSTAASRPPVTLRLVVPASQCGSLIGKGGCKIKEIRESTGAQVQVAGDMLPNSTERAITIAGIPQSIIECVKQICVVMLETLSQSPPKGVTIPYRPKPSSSPVIFAGGQDRYSTGSDSASFPHTTPSMCLNPDLEGPPLEAYTIQGQYAIPQPDLTKLHQLAMQQSHFPMTHGNTGFSGIESSSPEVKGYWAGLDASAQTTSHELTIPNDLIGCIIGRQGAKINEIRQMSGAQIKIANPVEGSTDRQVTITGSAASISLAQYLINVSLENAKPSSQAASVTIPDHLSINLSQPSTPSSSSSSSTTTPSLATAGTSDAPSSLPNPLPTAPCVSSLLGMKPIPLLALNVVSAAKGAGASATTTTTSAVPCVTNKLKSEKQRFSPY from the exons ATGGACACCGGTGTGATTGAAGGTGGATTAAATGTCACTCTCACCATCCGGCTACTTATGCATGGAAAGGTATGCACCAGCTTGGGAAATTGG AAAGGAGAATCAGTTAAGAAGATGCGTGAGGAG AGTGGTGCACGTATCAACATCTCAGAAGGGAATTGTCCTGAGAGGATTATCACTTTGGCTGGACCCACTAATGCCATCTTCAAAGCCTTTGCTATGATCATTGACAAACTGGAAGAG GACATCAGCAGCTCTATGACCAATAGCACAGCTGCCAGTAGACCCCCAGTCACTCTGAGGCTGGTGGTCCCTGCTAGTCAGTGTGGCTCTCTCATTGGGAAAGGTGGTTGCAAGATCAAGGAAATACGTGAG AGTACAGGGGCTCAGGTCCAGGTGGCAGGGGATATGCTCCCCAACTCAACTGAGCGGGCCATCACTATTGCTGGCATTCCGCAGTCCATCATTGAGTGTGTGAAACAGATCTGCGTGGTCATGTTGGAG actcTCTCCCAGTCCCCCCCGAAGGGCGTGACCATCCCGTACCGGCCCAAGCCGTCCAGTTCTCCAGTCATCTTTGCAGGTGGTCAG GACAGGTACAGCACAGGCAGCGACAGTGCGAGCTTTCCCCACACCACCCCGTCCATGTGCCTCAACCCTGACCTGGAGGGACCACCTCTAGAG GCCTATACCATTCAAGGACAGTATGCCATTCCACAGCCAGAT TTGACCAAGCTGCACCAGTTGGCAATGCAACAGTCTCATTTTCCCATGACGCATGGCAACACCGGATTCAGTG GCATTGAATCCAGCTCTCCAGAGGTGAAAGGCTATTGgg CAGGTTTGGATGCATCTGCTCAGACTACTTCTCATGAACTCACCATTCCAAACGAT TTGATTGGCTGCATAATCGGGCGTCAAGGCGCCAAAATCAATGAGATCCGTCAGATGTCTGGGGCGCAGATCAAAATTGCGAACCCAGTGGAAGGATCTACTGATAGGCAGGTTACCATCACTGGATCTGCTGCCAGCATTAGCCTGGCTCAATATCTAATCAATGTCAG TTTAGAAAACGCTAAACCCTCCTCCCAGGCAGCCTCCGTCACGATCCCTGATCACCTCAGCATCAACCTCTCTCAACCCTCcaccccttcttcttcttcttcctcctccaccaccaccccctcgcTCGCCACAGCGGGGACCTCCGACGCACCCTCCAGCCTCCCCAACCCTCTTCCGACCGCCCCTTGTGTCTCCAGTCTGCTTGGCATGAAACCCATCCCTCTCCTGGCTCTAAATGTTGTGTCTGCTGCTAAGGGTGCCGGGGCTTcagctaccaccaccaccacctctgccGTGCCATGTGTAACTAACAAACTGAAAAGCGAGAAACAGAGATTCTCTCCCTACTGA
- the PCBP2 gene encoding poly(rC)-binding protein 2 isoform X3: MDTGVIEGGLNVTLTIRLLMHGKEVGSIIGKKGESVKKMREESGARINISEGNCPERIITLAGPTNAIFKAFAMIIDKLEEDISSSMTNSTAASRPPVTLRLVVPASQCGSLIGKGGCKIKEIRESTGAQVQVAGDMLPNSTERAITIAGIPQSIIECVKQICVVMLETLSQSPPKGVTIPYRPKPSSSPVIFAGGQDRYSTGSDSASFPHTTPSMCLNPDLEGPPLEAYTIQGQYAIPQPDLTKLHQLAMQQSHFPMTHGNTGFSGIESSSPEVKGYWGLDASAQTTSHELTIPNDLIGCIIGRQGAKINEIRQMSGAQIKIANPVEGSTDRQVTITGSAASISLAQYLINVSLENAKPSSQAASVTIPDHLSINLSQPSTPSSSSSSSTTTPSLATAGTSDAPSSLPNPLPTAPCVSSLLGMKPIPLLALNVVSAAKGAGASATTTTTSAVPCVTNKLKSEKQRFSPY; the protein is encoded by the exons ATGGACACCGGTGTGATTGAAGGTGGATTAAATGTCACTCTCACCATCCGGCTACTTATGCATGGAAAG GAAGTTGGCAGTATCATCGGGAAG AAAGGAGAATCAGTTAAGAAGATGCGTGAGGAG AGTGGTGCACGTATCAACATCTCAGAAGGGAATTGTCCTGAGAGGATTATCACTTTGGCTGGACCCACTAATGCCATCTTCAAAGCCTTTGCTATGATCATTGACAAACTGGAAGAG GACATCAGCAGCTCTATGACCAATAGCACAGCTGCCAGTAGACCCCCAGTCACTCTGAGGCTGGTGGTCCCTGCTAGTCAGTGTGGCTCTCTCATTGGGAAAGGTGGTTGCAAGATCAAGGAAATACGTGAG AGTACAGGGGCTCAGGTCCAGGTGGCAGGGGATATGCTCCCCAACTCAACTGAGCGGGCCATCACTATTGCTGGCATTCCGCAGTCCATCATTGAGTGTGTGAAACAGATCTGCGTGGTCATGTTGGAG actcTCTCCCAGTCCCCCCCGAAGGGCGTGACCATCCCGTACCGGCCCAAGCCGTCCAGTTCTCCAGTCATCTTTGCAGGTGGTCAG GACAGGTACAGCACAGGCAGCGACAGTGCGAGCTTTCCCCACACCACCCCGTCCATGTGCCTCAACCCTGACCTGGAGGGACCACCTCTAGAG GCCTATACCATTCAAGGACAGTATGCCATTCCACAGCCAGAT TTGACCAAGCTGCACCAGTTGGCAATGCAACAGTCTCATTTTCCCATGACGCATGGCAACACCGGATTCAGTG GCATTGAATCCAGCTCTCCAGAGGTGAAAGGCTATTGgg GTTTGGATGCATCTGCTCAGACTACTTCTCATGAACTCACCATTCCAAACGAT TTGATTGGCTGCATAATCGGGCGTCAAGGCGCCAAAATCAATGAGATCCGTCAGATGTCTGGGGCGCAGATCAAAATTGCGAACCCAGTGGAAGGATCTACTGATAGGCAGGTTACCATCACTGGATCTGCTGCCAGCATTAGCCTGGCTCAATATCTAATCAATGTCAG TTTAGAAAACGCTAAACCCTCCTCCCAGGCAGCCTCCGTCACGATCCCTGATCACCTCAGCATCAACCTCTCTCAACCCTCcaccccttcttcttcttcttcctcctccaccaccaccccctcgcTCGCCACAGCGGGGACCTCCGACGCACCCTCCAGCCTCCCCAACCCTCTTCCGACCGCCCCTTGTGTCTCCAGTCTGCTTGGCATGAAACCCATCCCTCTCCTGGCTCTAAATGTTGTGTCTGCTGCTAAGGGTGCCGGGGCTTcagctaccaccaccaccacctctgccGTGCCATGTGTAACTAACAAACTGAAAAGCGAGAAACAGAGATTCTCTCCCTACTGA